ATCGCCAGGAGATCCGGATCAGGGTCACGGGCACGAACAATCCGCAGCAGGACATCGACGACCTCCGGGCGTGGTTGGAGCGGGAACCCTGGTTGAGCCGCCGGGAGCACTCCTGGGAGCAGCGGCCGCGGCCCGCCGGGGCGGATGACGGCACCGACGGCGCGGAGCCGGCCGACATGGCCGTGGGCGTGGACGACCTGATCCTCGTCATCGTCGGCGCGGTCGCCACCGAGCTGACCAAGGGGCTGGGCATCGCCCTGCGGGAGTGGCTGCGGCGCCGCAAGGAGGAGCGCGCCGAGGGCGAGGCGCCCGCCGTCGACGTGGGCGCCGGCGGAGAGGTGCGGGCGGTCGGCGAGAGCCCCGAGCCCGGCAGCCCGGCGCACGGGAGCGGCAGCACCGGCGAGGACTGACCGGATGTCGGAATACGACGCGCGCGGAAAGGTCAACCGGGCGCTGCTGATCGGTGTCCACGACTACACGACGCTCCGCGGGCTGCCGGCCGTCGAGGACAACCCCGCCGAGCTGCGGCGCGCGCTGACCGCGACCGACCTGTTCACCGCCGACGAGGTCACCGTCTGCCGGCCCGGCGAGCCCTGGGAGCTGAGCCAGGCGCTCACCGCCGCCGCCGACGAGGCACGCGGTCTGCTGCTGGTGCACTTCTCCGGCCACGGCTGGGTCGGCAGCGACGGCGGCGACCTGCGGCTGATGGTCGGCACGTCGGTGCCGCGGCAGAGCCACACCACCGTCTCCTGGCAGGACGCGGTGCTCTCCTGCCTCGACAACACCCGGGCCGAGCGCATCGTGATCGTCCTGGAGTGCTGCTACGCGGGCAACGCCGGCGGCGCCTTCCACTCCCACCGCAAGCCGATGTCGCTGCTGATGGCCGCCCAGCCCAACCGCCGGATCTTCAGCGGGGACGAGCCGGCCGGCGGCACCCTGTTCACCCGTGCCGTGGTGCAGATCCTCGAATGCGGCATCCCGGGCCGGCGCTTCGTCACCTTCGAGGACCTCGTACGGGAGCTGCGGGTGCGGCTCGCCGGCGAGCGGACACCGATGGGCGACGTGTGGGAGCCGCGCTCGGCGAAGCAGAACACCGTCGACGACGTCGTCCTGTCGTTCGCGACCCCCGAGGTGCGGCTGCCGATCCCGCCGCGCATCCGCCTGCGCCGCTGGTTCAACCAGCACCTCAGGCCGAGGCTGCGGCTGCTCCTCGCGCTGTGCGCGGTCCTGGTCCTGGCCGCCGCCGGGCTGACCGCGCTGCGTCTGCTGCGGCCGCTGCCGGCCTGCCCGCCGGCCCTGGAACTGCGGCTGCTCACCGCGCCGGAGGCCGAACCCACCCTGCGGCAGGCCGCGTTCGAGTACGAGATGTCCGAGCTGAACACCCGGCCGTTACCGGGCGAGGGCGACCTGCCCGCCGGCTGCCGGCGCGCCCAGATCACCGTGTACTCCGCCGCCAAGGACCAGATCGACCAGGGCTTCGCGGCCGCCGACCGCTGGCAGGGCGAGGCCAGGGGCACCGGCCAGGGGCAGCCCGGCACGAAGGGCACCGACCCGCTCAACCGGCCGGGACCGCAGCCGGACGTGTGGATCCCCGAGTCCACCGCCGTCTACGAGGAGGCCCGCCGGGGGATGGCGCCGACGGGCTCCCCGGCGGCCCTGTCCGACACCGGCCCGGTCGCCTACAGCCCGCTGGTCGTCGGCATCCCGGCCACGAAACGGCTGGACGACGTGGAGCCGGTGGGCGCCTCCTGGCAGGACCTGCTGACCGGTACCGACAGCGCCCACCGCGACCTCAAACTGCTGCGCCCCAGCCCGGTGCTGTCCGGCACCGGGCTGCTGCACACCATCGGCCTCTACCTCGCCAACGACGGTTCGCACATCGGCACGTCGGGCGCCCCCGACCCGGCGCTCGCCGAGGGCGCCGAGCAGCGGCTCTCCGCCCCGGGCAGCCAGTACGCGGACAGCACCGAACTGCTGTGCTCGCTGCGCCCGTCGAGCGCGGACCCGGGGGCGCCGGCCGGCGGGCAGCGGGACCGGTCGGCGCCGCTGGTCTCCGAGAAGTCGCTCGCCGACTTCAACCTCGGTCACGCCGTCGGCAGTTGCCCGGCGCTGGACGCGCCGCTGCCGCCCGGCGACCGCTACGCCGCGTACTACCCCAGGAACGTCCCGGCGCTCGACCACCCGCTGATCCGGGTGGCCTGGCGCGGTGCCGCGGACGCCACCGCGCGGCGGGCCGCGGTGGACCGCTTCGCCGCGTGGCTGCGCGATCCGCAGGGCGGCCAGCGCACCCTGACCGCGCAGGGCTACCGCGGCGTCCCCGGCAAGGACGGCACGGTGCCCGCGCCCGCGCCGGGCTCCCCGCTGCGCAGCAGCCGCGCCAACGCCGACCTGGACGCGCCGGTCACCCCGTTCACGGCCGGCGCCGACCAGGTCGCCCGGGTACTGGACGGCTACGACAAGGCGCAGCGGTCCAGCCGGCTGCTGATCCTGATGGACACCTCCACCTCGATGGCCGACGGCGGCAAGCTGCCGGTGGCCCTCGGTGCCGCGGGCCGGGCCCTGGAGATGGTCGGCGCCCACCACACGTACGGCCTGTGGACGTTCCCCGACCGGGCGCACCCCGACGACCCGGGGGCGGTGCGCGAAGCCGTCCCGCTGGGCACCGCCGACCCGGCCCCCGGCAAGGCCGCGCTGGACCGCATCGCCAAGGGGGAACTCGTCGACCACGGCGCCGCGATGGAGGAGGCGCTGACCGCCGCCGTACGGGAGATGAAGAAGTCGGCGGGCAGCAACCAGGCGATCGTGCTGATCCTCGACGAGGACGACGGCGGTCCGCGGCGCGCGGCGGGCGTCGAGCAGACCCTCACCGCGCTGCTGAAGAAGAAGCCGCCGGTGCCGGTCCTGACGCTGGTGCTGGGCCGGGCCGGCTGCGACACCTTCACCCTGCAGGGGCTGGCCGGCGCGTCCCGGGGGCAGTGCGTGCCCGGCGGCCCGCAGGCGCCCGACCTGCTGGCCGGGCTGGTCGCGTCCATCGGCACCGCGGGCAAGGGGGACCGGTGAGGACCGCACGCGCCCGCGGGCCG
The sequence above is a segment of the Streptomyces lydicus genome. Coding sequences within it:
- a CDS encoding caspase family protein, yielding MSEYDARGKVNRALLIGVHDYTTLRGLPAVEDNPAELRRALTATDLFTADEVTVCRPGEPWELSQALTAAADEARGLLLVHFSGHGWVGSDGGDLRLMVGTSVPRQSHTTVSWQDAVLSCLDNTRAERIVIVLECCYAGNAGGAFHSHRKPMSLLMAAQPNRRIFSGDEPAGGTLFTRAVVQILECGIPGRRFVTFEDLVRELRVRLAGERTPMGDVWEPRSAKQNTVDDVVLSFATPEVRLPIPPRIRLRRWFNQHLRPRLRLLLALCAVLVLAAAGLTALRLLRPLPACPPALELRLLTAPEAEPTLRQAAFEYEMSELNTRPLPGEGDLPAGCRRAQITVYSAAKDQIDQGFAAADRWQGEARGTGQGQPGTKGTDPLNRPGPQPDVWIPESTAVYEEARRGMAPTGSPAALSDTGPVAYSPLVVGIPATKRLDDVEPVGASWQDLLTGTDSAHRDLKLLRPSPVLSGTGLLHTIGLYLANDGSHIGTSGAPDPALAEGAEQRLSAPGSQYADSTELLCSLRPSSADPGAPAGGQRDRSAPLVSEKSLADFNLGHAVGSCPALDAPLPPGDRYAAYYPRNVPALDHPLIRVAWRGAADATARRAAVDRFAAWLRDPQGGQRTLTAQGYRGVPGKDGTVPAPAPGSPLRSSRANADLDAPVTPFTAGADQVARVLDGYDKAQRSSRLLILMDTSTSMADGGKLPVALGAAGRALEMVGAHHTYGLWTFPDRAHPDDPGAVREAVPLGTADPAPGKAALDRIAKGELVDHGAAMEEALTAAVREMKKSAGSNQAIVLILDEDDGGPRRAAGVEQTLTALLKKKPPVPVLTLVLGRAGCDTFTLQGLAGASRGQCVPGGPQAPDLLAGLVASIGTAGKGDR